The window ATAGAGTTTAAGCTGAACTACGTTCTGAGGAAAATTTCAGGTTAAGCCGCCAGCAGGCGTGGGGGTCATCGTGAATGCTGGAGTGAGTAGTGATTCAATAAGGCAGCACTGATCCTTTTCATGTTCAATGAAATCTGCCTATTAACAAGCTTGACTGCATCATTGTCATCTATATTCTAATGAAAAGCCACCCCCAGAAGCTAAGCTGGTCAGAATTTCTTGCATCGCCCACTTGGGTGTGCAAAATGCTTGCAGGTTTGTTGCAGCATCAGTGCAGTTGCAATTCTATAAACATGTTTAATCTTTATCGAGTCAGATTGATAAGAGACAAAATGAtggaaaagtcattttcatgGTGACTAAGACTGGCTGTTAAAGAACCAAATGTGCTGTAATATGATGACTGTTTCTGTTGTTTGAGCTAATGTACCTGTTAATAATTTACTTTACCTATACTTTTAATTTACTTacttgggcagccgtggcccaatggttaagatcatcgcctgccaccgtgggggacataggttcaagaccccgactggaccatccgccaacatcccctggacttacggctgtggtgtccttgagcaagacactgatagcccaaaatgctccccgggcgcctcagctgccccctgctccattGTGTTCccctaacatgtgtatgtgttcactgtgatgggttaaatgcagagaacaaatttcgtgtgcatgcatgcatgttcatgacaataaaaggtgattcttcttcttctaatatAGAGTAATCATCAAGCGGTATCCACAAAATTCTCGTATAACTGCGGAAACTCTAAAGGCTTTTTGATGCTCGCACGGGCGGCGACTGCGGCTATCCCAtgcgcagtttgcctttgtaCTCGaccgcaacccacgcgcgctgttttgaaaatgtgctgcagttctccaagTCTGGGGTGTCGCTACGGATGGCATTGGCGAGGAGACCACAGGGTGgtttctctgcattttatggccagtTCCAGTAGTAGTTTCCACTTTCGCTGGCACACCTCTAAACCTACCGCCATGGAAATTTCACATCAGGAGTTCGCTCACTTGTgtatctttgtatttttttaatgctagcATCATAAAGATGCACATTTGCGCACTTCCTGGCATAGCCCCTCCTCAGTCTGTtccatgttttgtattttaaagatgGTGGtaccaaggggaaagctgagtacgtcatcacagcatgggactaaaacggaccaatcctCAGAGATTATCTCCGGGGCATTCTGCGCGTGAcgacaatttgtgccgtgtgcgcgtcaagtgtcCCTCATCCCACTCGTCATACTTCTGGGCCAATAGCAAACCTAGCTTTTGTTATATTGACACTCTTTGGGCCGAGTCTCACATTCCGTCTCACTCGGCGGGGAGTGTTCGCGGCTGCCGGCTGCTTGCTGTGCATTCAACAACACTCAATATAGCCACAACACCAAGCCGCTAAATTACACTTGGCAATTAATCTAGCCGTGTGGTACATGACATCACCAAGCATTAATACCTCTCACAACCACATAGACAACATAGCCAAACACTattataacattattattattaaaggggacatattttgccaaaccaccttttttctagtatttgggattaATATTATCTCTATGGTGCTGCGGTAAacgtgtgaaatatgaattaaaatcatccacgcattcctgagttccagatgttttttctGCCGAGGGGCCTGAAAtgaggtcattcaaatttctcaagcttatctgtgtcactagcgaagatcaccttccctttctgctcccgagccagtgcAGTCAACATaataaacacgtgtgctctcacaagtgggtcttcaacacagaggcaaccaaccAGAGGAAAggaaatatggacaaagcggatacaaaattgggtcaaacagaagtacctGTCAGAGGGTCGTTTTCTGGACACTCggatgacaaaaccaaggtgttttttaaaatgaaattgacacttttatactaagtccatgtaaGAAAGTCATTCTGTGGAGGTCTAAACATCCAAAATACGGGACGTTTAAAAGTTAATCTTGGTAACGCTGTTAGCATAGCTAATGTTAATTTGTGCTAATGCTGCAGATCTGCTTACCGTTTGGCTTCGACATAATGGTGCTTTAGTGTATTGGTGACTCTTGCTACTTAGACAGTCCCTAAACTAACTTCTATTGTACAGTAAATTCTTCTCGTCTCATATTCTTCTTCACACCGCTTGTCGAAGGCAGTTCTTTTGTACTTTATGtgtgcaaaaagcaaaacacaaaaggaGGCTTAATGCATTTATGTTGTTTGAACTGAGGTATTGCATGCTATGCCAACATGATGGTGGTTTGTGCTGCTTAAGTTAGAGGCATGTTTTTGGTTATTGGTTGAGCTTTGCAATATAAGACTTCAACGACTTAGAGGTTGCACAAATTCTTTTATATATTAAGATGATTATTTTGAGAATCTTGACACAACTTTGGATGGTTTCCAAATGGTGAAACAAATCAATACAAAGTACAAATGCTGGCTGATTATCTTTTAGCAAGCATAAATGTGGTTTCCACATTCATGCCAAGTGTCAGTGATGCCAAAAATGCTTCAAATCCCCAGAGAGAGTAGACTCTTCTCTTTTTCCACGCTTACACAAGAGCACAGACTAGagtgcagacctctgccaacACCAATCAATAATGCCAGATAATGGTAGATTCGTCCTTCCTGACTTAGGGGCTAGTGTAATATTCCATGTGGTAGAAACAAAGTAGGGAAAGATGACCAAACCATTTGTAAAATTGTTCTCCTGTAAATACCGGACAAAAGTTAACACTTCAGTCTTGTTGGTGGTCCATTAGAAAGTGTCTGCCAAAGAACTTCTGgagtggtctttttttttacaatgataaGGCAATTCCTGGATTTGCACTTAAAttgaatgttttctttcttgacACATGCCACACCACTCCAATCAAGTTTGGGGGGAagccatttttttattattcattatcagcttttcaaaatacaatacatttttttgctttgacttgaaagTAAAAATTGGAGATAGGAGCGCgagatggtggcagcaaactcaaGTAACTTTATAACAAACAGCAgattggcagatagtgaaccactgtttttttaaaaggcttAAAGCTATTTATTACTATTACAgattgaggtttactgtcaaaacaaacatgaaacaaagaaaatacactgtgtatttaaaacagccacaaAAATTTGTCTTTGGAATGTCCGCTAACTTCATGCCAACCCAATGCAAAATGTCATAAccaggctaatgaatagcactGATAGTTTTGGTATTCTGACACTTTAAATAAgggatatttaaaaacaaacagtatagctagacacaaagacattaacaatactgtatataataatactcacaggcatatattctttatcctttgtaaAAACGACTTACTTCAGAGTTACAGGTatcacaattaatcaattagtcAACAAGTAAACAATCATATTAACCGCCAACTACTTTgaaaatcgattaatcgtttaaaaacattgtttaacttaGTTCTTGAAAGCCTCTAATTTTAGCCTCTcagcagtaaatattctctgatttttgTAGTCCTCTATCATTGCAGGctgattgtctttgttttaatcaaacatgaacaacaatCAAACATtagcaaacatctgcttttactgattggaaaacaatgatcaacattgttCCCTATTTTCTGGCATGTTCCGGACCAAAGCAAGAACTGAATCATTATCAATTTATGGGAAAAAATTAAGTCGGTACAATTtatgataaaaatattttttatttggagccgcagtatgaataacctgtaattgacatgtagCCCGAAGCAGCAtcagaagtgtatatcaaactaTTAAGCCTTTGCGTTAAgtagtacccaagaagtagctgtTTCAGAAAGGTTGGCGAGTACATCATTCTGTCTTTTctgatattgcttaattgtttttttttttggttttgtttaatcattaaacaataccagaTAGACAACAATATTCGGTTAATAAACAGCAATAGgaaacaaaatggttttagaATGAACTTCAATGGAATGTTTTTATCCGATTAATCGATAGAATGACCGATAGAATTATCGATTCGAAAAATATTTAATAGTGACATTCCTATGCAGCTTAGTGAGTCAATTTGTTACCTCTTCTTCGTGTTTCTcaatgtctgtattatactgtccccTGCTGGCCAAGGTGCAAaaaccagaaggagcacaatgGAGGGTTGGAGTGGCTCCatggcatttcaatggggaaaaatgatttgagatagtgttttgagttaagagaGTGGTCATGGAACATATGAAACTCTTTAGTCAAGGCACCAGTGTACACGAACCCTCACTTAAGTTGCATATTTGTTGTAATATACACCTGATTGACTGGCGGCGACAGGCACATTCTCCGGGTGAATGCTTGAATAGTGATTGTTGAATAGAGCATCTTCTCATTAGATTGACTGGCCACACAGCGAAAGAAAAGGAATTGTACTTAGACACTCCTACTTATCACTGATATCCACCCACACGTTCATCAGACACAATTGAGTTCTTTTGTTTTCGTTTATTGACGCCACATCACCTTTGCCCACACACACCCACGAGTCCACTGACGTCTGTAAGTGGTAGGCGCTATGTTTGCGGGGTATGACCTCAGGGTTATCTTAGCTGTTTGGCGTGTGTTAATGAGCAATGTTACCACTATTTTGACATGTGCTTTTACACATTAAAGCTTGTGCGGACCGCATTAATCCCACATTTTGAAAggtgttgttgctttttaagTGTTCTGGTTATGacgtggctttttttttgtccatggaCAAAATGACATCAAATGCTGGAATAATGAAAAGGATTTGAATAGCTGTGAAGCCTTAATTGATATGCATTTTGATATCCCATTACACATAATGCTATACTGTAATGtgcagtacagtacataaacgcgtatactgtacattataggGCACTAGAATACAAATGTCAGATTTCTCTAAGCCAAACTGAATTTCTATTTACACCACACGACATCGctttctgtattttttaatttgtctaGTGCTGCATATTCATGTTGCTGTTAAAGATTTTGCGCACTGTTAATTTTCTTGTTTGTCTGCTCACATGTTGTGTTGTGccttttcaatttcattgaatgccccccccccccccccccccctccccctcccccaacacacatacacacaaatgcacgcGACAGGCAGAACAGTGGTTTTCAAAATCTGCCATTGTGGTGCCCCTCACCCTCAAAATCCTGATTCATTATTCGTGTAGACAGTAACGAATGCCCTTTGAATCAGTCAGATAGTTACTCATGCTGCTGCTTCTCCCTCTGTAAAGGTTTTTCTATTtggtttaaaatggcttactttaaccagtaTTCCTCGCCATACCATGACCAAAGGTAGAGCCCGCCTTTGTTTTGCACCTGTCGGTGCTGTAAATCATTGCTGGCTGGCTAGCTCTCGTCATTTGCCACGCTGTGTTGGATCAACgttctcccattcattctgccgCAGTCTCCGTCCCCCTCCAGCGATGCCTCTCTTCCAGTTGCAGTTGTGGTGCTGCCAGGAATATCCATGCAGCTCCTCTGGTTCGGCTATCCGATGCCTCCTCCCGCTGAGATCTTGGTGGAGGTCTATAGCTATTTGCATCTGTGATCCATGACTGCAAGAACGAACTACATTTGCACGCATGCGCAGAAACTATGTGCAGTGAGTCAAAATGGTGTCCACTATAAACACAGGCTACAAatcatgaactttttttttttttttttttttttaaacaaaatgcagCAGTTGCAggtcttgtcagaataaagtaggATGATATTCAAAGAGTCGTTCTGATTTGAGTCTAAAAATTCTGATTTGATGATCGTTTTTCCACGCCCACTTGAATTTTACTTGGAGTCACCACTGATTCGTGCACAGCcctaattattatatatattatcattgttttgatattttttctgaaaaacagTTGACTTCATTGTACACTACATTAGCAGTTGCACTGTTAAATGTAGCCACTACGATTCAAGGGTCTTGCTCTCATGGGCACCGGCTGTACAGAAGTTTAGTGAATGTCGCTTTCAGGTCCAATGCGCTTTGGCCGCACTTGCGAGACAGTCCATCATCCTTGTTTAATCTCCTATTTACTCAAAATCCAACAGATAATCCCAAATCTCACTCCCCAGATGTGCTGTCAAAGTAGAGGTGTGACTCTTGGAAATGTCACTTTGTAGTTTTTAGTTTTGGGGTgtgatttttaataataaaatgcgCATTTAATCAAAATGAAGAAAGTTGCTTAACCCTAGCTCAACACAGTGACGGATGTAAAATTTCTTAGGCACGGCTAATTGGCATTTAGTGAGGGAACCAGGGAGTTCCCACAAATTAtttaccattttaggttaaaaaaaacaaactggccaactaccattcagctcattcatagatcctgttatatgtacattgcaAATCTAATACAGTCTTAAAAAtcagatgctcctctgtcgtttttggcaatgttttttacTAGTCTATTAGTGCGCCCGTCTGCAAGAAAATTCTGTACGGTAAATGggaaatatgcttttattaacattttttattagcGTGACgcagaagttttttttgtcaaccaatttttgtggtcgacttaGCCGAGATATATATTTTCCCACAGCCCTTTACTCAACTGAATGTAAATCAATTATGCATTAGTGGGAACTTAACTTGGCATTGGAGATAGCTTTGTAGTTCTAGCCGAGTtagttaatgcatttttttgtgctgtCAAAGACACAGCAGTGACCACACTgcactctctcactcactcacacgctGTATGCACCACCACCTCCCCTGCTGCTCTCACTAACTGTTCGCACTgatgcttgcttttttttctgttttctttgctttgcaTTTTGGTTGCCCCTTCTCCTGTGTTCATGTAATCATAAATTCTCACTGTTTTAATTTCAGATTTGCATATCCACTTCCACTCCTTCCTCATTTGCATACTGCAAGAAATGGCGAGCGGGCATCCCACAGACAAATTCAGTTTCATGTATCAACCAGACACGCACAAGAGGTACGCGGCGCACAtccacacactcgcacacactaacacacacttGGCCATGCCGATGTTGTCTGACGGAGGAGGTAAGTCGAAAGAAGCTCTCGTTTACTGTATTTTCGCCACTACACAGGAGAGTAACCCATTACAGTATACACTTTGCCGTTAAATAGATGCTTTTGTTGAGCTTTTGAGGTGTGACGATTGATGGGGGATTTTGAATACTGCCAAAATCATTTGGCTGGATGTTGCCGTAAGGGTCTTGGCTTGGGATTTGTTTGTGTGATTACATCTGTTTGTACACTTGATAATccaaatatgtatttgtaatttttatgtTCCTATCCTTTCCACTTTCCCCCCTCTCTACTCTGACCTCATCTTCCCCTATATcacatttttctctctttcactTTGTTTAAGCAAAAACAGGTTGTCTTCAGCCATGAATCCAGTCTACAGCCCTGTTCAGCCTGGAACCCCCTATGGGAACCCCAAAAACATGGCCTTCGCAGGTACAGTAAGTCACTCACCTACCAATCAGCTGTACATACCACTAACTTATACGTTGTACTGAGATGGGACAGTACACTAGTACAGCTTTCCCAATCCCAAGTCAGTACTTAGTGATTATGTGAAGTAATGTACATTGCATTGTATTTGTATAAACTGTTATCAGTTGAAAACCCTCAGGGAGCGGCTTTTTTATTATAATGTCCTCGATTCAAGTCATTACTCATAAAAGCATCATTTAtgttattaaacaaaaatattgccaGTTGTGGCCTCGGTTCTGATAACACCATGCACGGTAAATGCACGGGTAGAGGAGGCATAGCCTCAAAAGATGCCTGCTTTTTcatacacaaaacaaatgcaacatGTCCTGTGTGTGGATATTGGACAGTAAACAACACTTGCCTTTAAATCCTGTCTCGTCATAACCaaaggcttttattttaaacagcGCTTTCACTTTCTTTCCATTGTATAGCATCCCTAAGTAGCACAAAAGCAGGAggttttgggggtggggggtgctttATCCTTTCAGTAAAACAACCcatgagaaaacaaacaaatcatttataaaaaactcaacaacaaaaaatacttagctttGCAGCGATTTGGAACGTGAACAAATTGATCAGAGCGCTTGAACTTGTTTGCACTGTCCACACACATGTCACTCATAAGTGTCCTGCAAAAACATTGCCTAGAACTGCAAGCAATGATTTAGgaacaaatgataaaatgacACAAATAGAAACTGATAATCTGAAGTGAATACACAATCCATTCCATTATAACACAGATACACCAGTCAGCAGACGTCAACGAGTCTAGCTCAAATGAAAGCCTTCTCTCAAATAGACACCATATGTGAAATAGAGACCTGGTACTCCCCTGGTACAGTCGAGTAATTAAATGCCATAGCCCACAAGCAACAATATTAAGAAAATTTTAAAACCCATGTTGTGATGTGGCTAAGCAAAACAGAAATCTGCAATGTTTCGGTAAAATTAAATTCACTCATTCATTGTCGAATCAATAAACTGTTGtagtaaaaacaatttttttactgCCAATAATAGCAAACGCATTAAGCAGTGTCATCTTGCTTTCGTTGTCTCCCTTACTCTTCCACCATTTTCGCTCTGTGCATCTTGAACCTTATACTGCAAATTGTATCTATTACTTTCCTTGACTTGGAATGTTATACTGTGTAGTGATCCATAAGTAGTGCACTTGTGTTTAAACACATGCACATCTGCATGCGTCGCTAATGTCTGAATTATTTCCTCCTACGTCTTATTGTCAAGTGTGTTTCATCTATTAGATTGGTGCATGTGGGTTGTGTCTAGCTTACAGTATTTCTAATTCAGACATTTTTTAATGAGTGCCATCTGTGCGCATCACTCACCAAGCCAAACACTACCctacgtgtgtttgtgtcagtATCCATGGCATTTCCctgtttgtttccttgttttaaTGCCTGTCTCTCTTGATGTCCAGCAGGCTATCCAGGGGGGTATCCTACCACAGCACCCACATATACACCAAACCTATATCAAACAGGAAGCCCTGGGTATCCACCTGGTGAGTCCAGTctaacacacatacaaaagaCCATTTCTTTCTGTTAGACATAGTCCCACAAAGTTCACAAAGATGGCAGGAGATCATATGCCGAAATACAGCCATTAATTAGTCTGACTGTCCAAAAGCACTAAACAGAATTCAATTTGACTTATCATGCACAGATACACATTCAAAACTAGGGAAACAAATAACGAGCCAAGCCATGGCTTCAACATTTTTCTTGATGATTTTTCCCCTGTATCATCATCGGCTATTAAGCAACATATACAGGCCGCTAATGGCACCGCAGCCTTCGTGGGGTGCCAACAAATCGGGGAAGAAATTCACCTTCAATGTAATTATATTGAAAAAGGTTTTTACTATTAAATCATAACCTGAAAAAGCTAACATCGATTAAATGTAAAGTGATTCCCATGTTAGAAAGCCCACTCTGTTTACATGTTTGTTGccatcattttcattcattggtggtatttgttttgtttaaaattgagtttgaaattcACTATTTTGCCGGCGGTCCTTGAACGCACCTTGTGGGAAGGCAAAACCGTAAGTTTTGTAGTATTTTAAGTATTCTGTGTTGCTTCTCTCTCGATGCATCTACTAAAAAGCTCGTGCAATCGACCTTTGCCGTTACAATTTGCCTCTCGTCcctcacatttattgttgttaaTGCTAAAAGTGAAGTTTATTACTTCTACCGTTTATCGTAAATGCTTATTGTATAGCTTAGTGGTTAGTCGTGTGATTTCACGTCAGGTGGTGCTTGAGTTTGATTCAGGCTAATGTGCTAGGTCAGTGTTTCccaataattaattattttgagcCAATACACTCATTTTACAAGAGAAACATCTCATAAAtcataaatgtcacaaaaagtatgattACTGAAATAATTCTCATTTCATTTGACTCACAGATGACTTAgtttgaaatctgggcctgtttaaatTAACGCAAAGCTGTTACTCACAGGAAGAAAGGACTTTTTATGAGGACCAGTGGCATAGAAAAtcgatcgatggatggatggatggaatatactCAGTAGATACAATGTATGAAACATCAACATCCGATATGTAAAATATCGGATTAGTTCTATAACATAATTGCGTGTTATTCCAGGGGGCTTTAAGTTTAACATGTTCTGCGTTTaaccccctcctcccctccccaCTTTGGAGGCCTTTCTCTCTGCTTTGTCATGTTATGTGTCCCATAGATTGTCATGTATTGTTTAGCAACGTTTATACCACTGAATGTACATGGATATATGTAGATTTCTATGCTTGAAACGATATGGATGTGATCCTCTGGTAATGATTTCTGTCAATAATTAtcatatttgagacaaataaTCACCACTTTTACCATACAATGCATTACGTCACAGTGTACTAGTATGTGCGCACAAAAATACATTCTCACTtttagaaacacacacacactgagggagagagagagggagagagtaGCTCCTGCATCTCTTTGTTCCCTTGTCCTTGTGCAAGAGAAGCTTGCTTTCATAAGCAGTGCCGCACTAGCTAGTAGCATGTTTGACCTTCATGCTCCTCCGAGTGGCCATTCAGAGGTACTACATTTAACAGAAGACATGAATTAATATACACTTTCCAGACTCTCATATAGCGCCTGTTAGTAAACTATTACTTGTGCCCACTGACTTGCTTCAATACCTCAGTGTTGTATGTGTGACGTTTGTGCCATCTTCTAATGTGCTTTTAAATATGCCATCAATGTTATGAGGGCtccacaaacaacaacacagcgCCAGTGCTCCATCTGGAGGTTTCGTAGGCAGATGCACCTTATTTCATTATTCTCATTTTCTTGATGTGAGATTCTTTGAACATAAAGGTTTTCCGCTTGCCTTTTTATTTAGCAAATTTTTCCTAAGGCCCCTTATGTTGTCGACACCACCTTCATAAGATCTTAAGACAAAGGTGGTGCTTATTTCCCATCATATTTTTCTTGTTGGGTGAGTAATTCTTTTTATAATACGATGGTAGCCCTTTTGTATCACTCAGGTGACCAAAAAATTTTGGCTCAATTTGAATTTATGTTAAGGCTATCCTCTGATTTTATTCTGAcacttctttgtcttttttgaaggatATACTGCAGCAGGCACCCCATACAAAGTGCCACCTACTCAGTCAAATGGAGCACCCCCTCCATACACCCCGACCCCGACCCCATACCCTACAGCTATGTACCCTATCCGCAGTGCCTACCCACAGCAGAACCTGTACACGCAGGTAAGCTTACTTGAGAAGAACAAGTGcaatatttgatcaaaaatACTTGTACTGTGAAGGATAAAATATGCATATTAGCATAGTTTTCCCTTAGTCCTTCTAGTGTTCATATATGTGCAATACTCACTAAAGCTTAACATTGCCTTTCCTGCGTATGCATCCCCAGGGTGCATATTACACCCAACCGGTGTATGCCGCTCAGCCACATGTGATCCATCACACCACTGTGGTGCAACCAAACAGCATCCCCTCCACAGCCCTCTACCCAGCCACCGTCCCTGTACCCACTCCTCGTAACAACGGCATGGCCGCCATGGGGATGGTAGCCGGGACAACCATGGCCATGAGTGCAGGTAAGACCCACATGAGATATATCTCAAGTCATTAGCATCATACATAAAGGTATTTTTAGCTCAAAGGCAAAGTGTACCTGCTGATTAATGCCTGTGGTCACCAGCTTTGATTAGCGACTGAAAAGTAGAAATCTCAGCTGCCGGATGATTGACTGCTTTCTTGTGCTGCTTTCTTGTGGTTCACTTTATTTGGGTGCAGCGATGAGAGCAGGGTTTCTACTGCTTTTGTACTAAAGCAATACAGTATCCTTTCTCGAGGTTTTAACTACACTAGCACCAACAATTCTCGGGAAGGAGGCTGCCCGACTAGTGTActgtatcattattattattacttgtcTTAATCTGGTATACAAATATAGTATGGTATATAGCAGGTTAAGAATTGTGTCCCTAGCATATTTAAAATCTGAATAAACTAAAACCTTAAAAAGCCATTTTGGGACATTCGTCGACCTCAGATTTGTCGAATTTCAAAAGATCTAGTAAATCTAAAGTAAAGTAAATCTGTAAGTAATCTGTTGCAGGGGACCAACTAGCACAATCATAACACCTTCTTTAAGTGTACTGGCAAATTTTAAGAGCCATTTTGACATTCTTAACTTCTTTATTAACTCTCTGAAGGGACACTGCTGACAACTCCCCAGCACGCCCCTATTGGAGCACACCCCGTTACTGTGCCCACTTACAGGCCCCAGGGAACACCTGGGTACAGTTACGTTCCACCTCACTGGTAGAGCCCACCAATTTTTGTAAGTGTTCATCCACCCTTTGTTCTTTTCCCCTCGCCTCATTCCCTTTCCGTATTTATTCCTTCTGTGGATCCTCTTTTGTCTCCTTGACAACAAAGCCACATCACATTTCCTCTCTCTGCATTCCTCCGTGACTAATGCGCTGATATTAAATGCATCACGAACCTTTACCGctggtatttttttctctccttccaGATCTGGAGTCCGCCATCATATGCAACTGCTCAAATCTGACCCAGACTCTCGGTAACCATGGGAACTCGGCACCATGTCTGCAGAACAAAACTAAAGTGCAACAGCCACTTTAATATCATTCtctaacatttttacaaaagctgcttttgttttattattattattttttaatttgttcatttGCCAACCAGTCATtaccatatttttgttttattataaaaacaatttttaggACATTTTCCTTCCCCTACTTTCTTTTTCTGAGCTTGTATTGGAACTCCAGAAGGACACAGACCAATCACAGTTGTtgttcctttgtgtgtgtgtgtgggtgggtgtgtgggtgggtgggtgtatGTGGTCCTGCCTGCTGCTCAGTTGGCTGGAAAGTATTGCGCACTTATTCCTCAAGATCATTTGCCTCAGTC of the Phyllopteryx taeniolatus isolate TA_2022b chromosome 8, UOR_Ptae_1.2, whole genome shotgun sequence genome contains:
- the fam168a gene encoding protein FAM168A isoform X4, which produces MCNLHIHFHSFLICILQEMASGHPTDKFSFMYQPDTHKRLSSAMNPVYSPVQPGTPYGNPKNMAFAGYPGGYPTTAPTYTPNLYQTGSPGYPPGYTAAGTPYKVPPTQSNGAPPPYTPTPTPYPTAMYPIRSAYPQQNLYTQGAYYTQPVYAAQPHVIHHTTVVQPNSIPSTALYPATVPVPTPRNNGMAAMGMVAGTTMAMSAGTLLTTPQHAPIGAHPVTVPTYRPQGTPGYSYVPPHW
- the fam168a gene encoding protein FAM168A isoform X3 — translated: MCNLHIHFHSFLICILQEMASGHPTDKFSFMYQPDTHKRLSSAMNPVYSPVQPGTPYGNPKNMAFAAGYPGGYPTTAPTYTPNLYQTGSPGYPPGYTAAGTPYKVPPTQSNGAPPPYTPTPTPYPTAMYPIRSAYPQQNLYTQGAYYTQPVYAAQPHVIHHTTVVQPNSIPSTALYPATVPVPTPRNNGMAAMGMVAGTTMAMSAGTLLTTPQHAPIGAHPVTVPTYRPQGTPGYSYVPPHW
- the fam168a gene encoding protein FAM168A isoform X5 — its product is MASGHPTDKFSFMYQPDTHKSKNRLSSAMNPVYSPVQPGTPYGNPKNMAFAAGYPGGYPTTAPTYTPNLYQTGSPGYPPGYTAAGTPYKVPPTQSNGAPPPYTPTPTPYPTAMYPIRSAYPQQNLYTQGAYYTQPVYAAQPHVIHHTTVVQPNSIPSTALYPATVPVPTPRNNGMAAMGMVAGTTMAMSAGTLLTTPQHAPIGAHPVTVPTYRPQGTPGYSYVPPHW
- the fam168a gene encoding protein FAM168A isoform X7, yielding MNPVYSPVQPGTPYGNPKNMAFAAGYPGGYPTTAPTYTPNLYQTGSPGYPPGYTAAGTPYKVPPTQSNGAPPPYTPTPTPYPTAMYPIRSAYPQQNLYTQGAYYTQPVYAAQPHVIHHTTVVQPNSIPSTALYPATVPVPTPRNNGMAAMGMVAGTTMAMSAGTLLTTPQHAPIGAHPVTVPTYRPQGTPGYSYVPPHW
- the fam168a gene encoding protein FAM168A isoform X2, which produces MCNLHIHFHSFLICILQEMASGHPTDKFSFMYQPDTHKSKNRLSSAMNPVYSPVQPGTPYGNPKNMAFAGYPGGYPTTAPTYTPNLYQTGSPGYPPGYTAAGTPYKVPPTQSNGAPPPYTPTPTPYPTAMYPIRSAYPQQNLYTQGAYYTQPVYAAQPHVIHHTTVVQPNSIPSTALYPATVPVPTPRNNGMAAMGMVAGTTMAMSAGTLLTTPQHAPIGAHPVTVPTYRPQGTPGYSYVPPHW
- the fam168a gene encoding protein FAM168A isoform X6, which gives rise to MASGHPTDKFSFMYQPDTHKRLSSAMNPVYSPVQPGTPYGNPKNMAFAAGYPGGYPTTAPTYTPNLYQTGSPGYPPGYTAAGTPYKVPPTQSNGAPPPYTPTPTPYPTAMYPIRSAYPQQNLYTQGAYYTQPVYAAQPHVIHHTTVVQPNSIPSTALYPATVPVPTPRNNGMAAMGMVAGTTMAMSAGTLLTTPQHAPIGAHPVTVPTYRPQGTPGYSYVPPHW
- the fam168a gene encoding protein FAM168A isoform X8, whose translation is MNPVYSPVQPGTPYGNPKNMAFAGYPGGYPTTAPTYTPNLYQTGSPGYPPGYTAAGTPYKVPPTQSNGAPPPYTPTPTPYPTAMYPIRSAYPQQNLYTQGAYYTQPVYAAQPHVIHHTTVVQPNSIPSTALYPATVPVPTPRNNGMAAMGMVAGTTMAMSAGTLLTTPQHAPIGAHPVTVPTYRPQGTPGYSYVPPHW
- the fam168a gene encoding protein FAM168A isoform X1 — encoded protein: MCNLHIHFHSFLICILQEMASGHPTDKFSFMYQPDTHKSKNRLSSAMNPVYSPVQPGTPYGNPKNMAFAAGYPGGYPTTAPTYTPNLYQTGSPGYPPGYTAAGTPYKVPPTQSNGAPPPYTPTPTPYPTAMYPIRSAYPQQNLYTQGAYYTQPVYAAQPHVIHHTTVVQPNSIPSTALYPATVPVPTPRNNGMAAMGMVAGTTMAMSAGTLLTTPQHAPIGAHPVTVPTYRPQGTPGYSYVPPHW